Part of the Fundulus heteroclitus isolate FHET01 unplaced genomic scaffold, MU-UCD_Fhet_4.1 scaffold_61, whole genome shotgun sequence genome is shown below.
GAACCTCACTTTAAAGAATACTAACTGTTAGAGAATTGCTGTTAGATTATTCACTGTAAAAGTCCTTGGCATAATGTTTGAATAAATGGTTGATAAATAAATGTCTGAAGTCTGAATTCACTTGTGTCGGTTCTTTACAGGTAGGTTAAGCTACGTTTTAGATGTTCCCCTGCTTAAAATTGCCTAAATCAAATGAACTGGTTAGCAGACTCCTCCAGACCTTGAAGACATGCTGAGGAACTAATCCAGCTGTTTGAATTAgccatgttggagcagggacagacaaaacatgaaagacacaagttgaggactggagtttaaTAATCTTGGGTTACAGGCAAATATTTCCTAAATAGGCCCATCCATTTGTGGAACCAGAGGTGTTTATAAACTGTAGTTGTGTAATTACAAGGTATTCCCATCAGTGTAACTGCTACATTGCTCAGCAGGCTTGTCCCCTGCAGAGTCACTTTCATCAGAGCACAAAGTTGTGCCAATGTCCTGCACAGCAACCAATGACATATCTGCTTGTACATCTTCCTCATCTGATTGTACCAGTGGCTCCTCACTCTCCTCACTTGCTCCATCCTCCTGCCGACATTCAGCATCCTGAGTTGTCTGACCATTGTTTGTGGGAGGAACTTGAGTCAAGGACTCCAAAGAAGAGGACTTAAGGTCTGGACCTGTTCAAAGAAAATGTGGTAAAAGTGCAGCTTGTATCACTAATGGGGCAAAGATGAAGGGAATTGCAATTAAAGATAAAACTTACATTACTCAGTCACATCTGATTTTAGTTGACGACAGAATATAGTTACAGTAATTCCTTCAAATAGTAGTGCATTGACTTAAGTTCTTCAGTGATTATGGTATGCCCTGTGGGTCTTCACACAGAATCAAATATAAACTAGTTGTACTTACCTGAGGTCAGTGATGATCCAGAACTTATATCTTCACCAGTGGAATTAAGAAACTCATCCAAAGCCTCCTGGTCTGATAAGTTAATAAGTGTCATCTGATCCAGAACCGACACATCAACCCCCGCAGACCCTGCAAACCCACATATGCACACATTTAGTATTCATGTGTGGTACGCAAAAAGTCCTGTCCATTCAATTTTAGTTATGTGGCTATATGAGTTACAGGACAGTCTATGCATGTCAGGTAATGAAGATTATTCTTGTCCTCAGTGGTGTGTAAAATGTGACTGTTCCAGccacagtaaaacaaaacaataattaaataaaaatttacatAGAGCTAATTCACAACTCAACAGCAGTAGGACAGAAGCTGCTAACAGCCCAGTAAGAAGTAGCAGAACAGGTTAGAACTGGCAGAACtatcagaataaataaagaaaattggaAAACATCGGCCTCACAAGGAGAAATTCCACTGCTATAGCAGCATGATAGGGATTAAGTACTGCATGAAgtaataaacaaatatgttacCATATAACGTGTTATAAGAAGATAGCATTATGTCATCGTTCTGTACAAATTAATATAGAAGATATTTCATGTAGGGAGGGTGTAGGGATGTTTATAACTAGTCTAGGTAGGTAGTTACGAgttaactagttactacccacctttgaaaaaaaaatattttgaggagtagttttactacagtgtactttttacttttaattgagTAATATCCCTGTCTTCAactctccacacgtctccaacccccagccctccagagatctaccccccccccaccccactgcCACCCTCACcaacccatccacaccttcggtcttgccttcctcccccctcacagtcacagagcagatgagctctgtgaggtcctcagctacatctacaacctgagcctcagcctgggggtggtgcccaccctgtggaagacctcctgtgtggtaccagtTCCCAATAaaccgcacgccagggaaccggcccacttcagaccagtcaccgtgacctcccacctgatgaagaccatggagcgcctcatcctagcacaCCAGGGCACCGTAGTGAGCCCCActctggacccgctgcagtttgcctaccgacccAACATCAGACTAGAGGATGCCATTATCTACCTGCTGCAGatgggcgctcacccacctggagaccaccgggagtgctgtgagagtcatgttctttgacttctccagcgctttcaacaccatcagactggtgctgctgagggggaagctggaggacgctggggtggacaaacatcttgcTGACTGGACAGTCGACTACCTtactgaccgccctcagcatGTGCGGTTgacagctgtcagtcagaggtggcactctgcagcaccggggcccctcagggcaccgttctgtctccatttcttttcaccctctacacctctgACTTTACTTACAACACGGATAGCTACCACCTttagaagttctctgatgacttgGCCATTGTGAGCCGTGTGTCTGaagggaacgagctggagtaccggtcggtcatcatggactttgtggactggtgtgaggaAAACCATCTGtgtctaaacaccagtaagaccaaggaaatggtgatcgacttcaggagaagacccccacctcactcacctgtgaacatccaagggcaggacatagaaactgtggagagtttcaagtacctgggtgttcacgtcaacaataaactggactggacacataacaccgacgctctatacaagaagggccagagccgcctccacctcgtGAGGAAACTGAGGTCCTTTGGCGTGAGCAGCCCCCTGCTTaagactttttatgactctaTGGTAGGCTCAGCCCTCCTTGTCTGCTGGGccccagacagcgcagagcgggacagaaagaggctgaataagctggtgaggaaggccacttctgtcctgggctgcactttggactcagtggaggaagtggctgagaggagggggtgttgtccaagctcacatccatcatggcaggtcatattatatatatatatatatatatatatatatatatatatatatatatatatatatatatatatatatatatatatatatatatatagaacagattactagatcaatgtgtgcttctgtgcttttttgtttctcttgttgtgtctctgttctgtcttctgtaaccccagtcggtcgaggcagatgaccgttcatactgagcccggttctgccggaggttttttttcccgttaatgggtggtttttcttcccactgtcgcttcatgcttgctcagtatgagggattgcagcaaagccatgtacaatgcagatgactcttcctgtggctctacggttccccaggagtgaatgctgcttgtcgggactttgatgcaatcaactggtttccttatataggacatttttgaccaatctgtataatctgacccaatctgtataatatgattgaacttgactttgtaaagtgccttgagatgacatgtttcatgatttggcgctatataaataaaattgaattgaatatatatatatatatatatatatatatatatatatatatatgtgtgtgtgtgggcggggaaaatgcgtgacagcttctgcggtggctggcggccagcggtgcgcgaaggcgcttggctacagggccgatcgacgccgcttgcggctttaattatttaagcagaacaatgacctgtgcaaaattaagttgtatttaccggagatgaagtgtagactgcaaattctgtcggggtatgatggctcccacaagTCAATTGTGATTTGTCTGCCTGGGtcctttttcattgaaaatatccatttctttcgtctttcttcgtccttcggtaaacgaaagaaacgtacacccgacgatttggaatgcctctgtgtgcaaccgggagcacaacaagtcgtaggcattgttaacatttcgaaaataaactaaaagcaccctctaattcacccgttttgtcacggtgtttggcgagaacagtcctgcttttgcctactggcgtaacccggaagtagcgcggacgtcactttactgttgtaaagtgttgatattgagggacgtgttcatttattttcattgtgtcccctacgttactgtgtgccacatatgccacaacgacacatgttaaaacgtctgaaggcaTGAAGTGTGAATaagtttttgaactttaatgtatctaatgctgattatttattgaatcatttgaatttaaatatttaaaatactttcacagcaaaaattatatgcgattaatttagattaattaattacacagTATGTAATTAACtagattactttttttaatcgattgacagctctatatatatatatatatatatatatatatatatatatatatatatatatatatatatatatatatatatatatataaaaataaccaTGAATAAGACATCATCTgtccattcctatttctttttgtatttttattcttatttttctccacggtatatatgaagatacactgtatataactgatgtacctttcctacttttgcaCCTTCTTCTCATTATTCACTAATGAGCcaatgtggcaagtgaatttctccaatgtgaggtcaataaagcctatcttatcttcaCCCAATGAACTGTTTTCATCATTGTTAtagtgagacttcttgtttgaaCACAggctttcttgttttaatgttatattctatattttatctaagtagAAAAAACTGTTAGTATCCTAGTAGTAGTCCTACTCTTACTCCATTTCGTTAGAATTTAGGATTATTTAAACTACACCTTAAATGATCCCCGGTTGCTTTTCTATGTCTGCCATTCTTTGCCTCTCTCTCTCACGGTCTCTTATTTAGTTACTCATATTTCTTATCTTAGTTTTCTATACTCTAAGCAGCCACTTTTTAGTCAACATGGATATTTTGCTTTACTGTTGACCTAACTGTCTTATTTATCTGAACAACATTCGCCCCACATCCAATGAAAGCCCAAGGCATTGTATTACATCGGTAAAtgaaagcctggggcttttgaGTTTTCCGGTTTCCATTAGCTGggggccatttatgtaaaacagccgAATGATGTGTAGGACATAGTACCATTCTGATCCAGTGGGtcaaaaaagaatgaaaaaaatacatccaGACAAGGGAATAGGTGGGTAATCTAGGTAAGGTTTCTATCTTGATGCAATTCATTTTCCCCAGTAATGACAGGCAGACTGGTCTCCATTTCTGCAAATAATGTAAGCTTTTTTAACAAGGTACAGAGAGAAAAGGTAAGGTTGCCAGGTTAGTACCTATATATGTAAAGCCAGCAGGGGCTGGATGATAAAGAAAGGTCACCTTAAGGAATTGCAAGACTAACAGCATTCGCTGTGAAACATTCAAGTTTACACAAGTAGACTCTGTATCCTGAGAATTTACCAAACATATGCGACATTTGGACTCTTTTGGACCATCCTGCCTTGTTTTAAATTCCACTGAGAACATTTGGGAATGGATGGAAAGGGAAGTTGACAAAAACAGAATTCAGTTTCACACAGTGAATGTCCTTCAAGAAGCAATCTTCAATACTTGGAGCAACATTCCCACCAGCCTTCTAGAAACATCAAGCCTACCTAAACAACTGAGGTGATCAACAAAAATAGTGGAGCTACTCATTACTGAGTCCTTTTTTTACACTTTGATCTCTGTACTGAGACCTTCTCAAAATTTTTTGTCTCTTGCTCACACTTCATCTTTCTTCATGAGATCGTATAGtgcaaaattaacatttttgcaattatttaattatttgagCTCAGGATTTTGATCAAGATTGGTATTTAATACACATAACTTTCCCTTAACGTTTAAGATAATAATgctgtttaaataatcttaaatCACCTCTGCCCTGTAGGCCTCCAGTGGAGAGATAATTTTCGACGTCTTGGTTGAAGGCTTCCTCGTAAACCTTCTGTCGTTCTCTCAGTTTCTGCTGCATAGCCAACTCCATCTCTGCCACTCTCTGAGCATGTTCAGCGTTCAATTCagctataaaaagaaaacatttaaaattattgAATTTTGCACAAACAAACCCTGGATCAattatcagcaaaaaaaaagaaaatacatattgAGAAGAATCTGATCTTTTGACTTCATTAATGGCAAACATTTGAGCCCAAGGCCTTTTATTCATTCATGAACACAAACTTCTTCATTTCAGGCCTGAGACAATAATCATCCTTAAGGAAGTAGATGTTGCACTAAACGTTTGCTGTACTTTCCTATATTAATGTTgcctttaaagaaaaagaaacaagctTCTCCGAAGAGACTGAAATAAGTCGGTGCCAATCAAAGAGCCTggctttcagacatttttttatttcacctcTATTTATATTAGGTAAATCGCATCGAGACACCAAGACAgtcctttttgtttctgaagcACAACACATCCAGTTGCTACaaacccataaaaaaaaactggaatactGATTCCACTCACATTTCTTTACAGTCCCAACTCATGTTcatttctggttttattttacacGTAAGAGATAAGACATTATGTCAGGAACGCAGATGCACACTGCTGCTTACCTTCCAGTAACTCCACCTCCTTCCTGGACCAAAACAGAAAGGTTTATATTAAACCTCAAGCATTATCAGACAGTGTGTTTCTCTCATTTGATTCTGACGCAGAAGTAAGAAATGCTATAAACACAACCAAACTATTCACAAACTACCTTTGATATATCCTTCATTATATTGTTAACATAAAATCCTCTTAAGGATTATGTAATCATAAAGGCTGGAGATGCAAAGGTAGTTACCAGGGAATGAGCAGATAACCCACGAACCCAAGGACTTCACATATGTGGCATGAAGCGGCATCTCTGCATTcggggccagtggggcctggccccaccagatgtcgctgtgaaGCTCTATGTTCGTAATAATCAGTGGGATCGTTCTTTATtgagcaatattgtaaaaaagactgattcccttaccaataaaattctgttagaaacatttgtgtctatataaccaactctgccagaaaactgacaagctcagtaggctaaaaCCTCCTGAGGCGTGTTGATAGTGGGGCCACCCcaccaacatttgtttaaatactgaacatctgaaatcgcagtgcgGTATGCCCAACAAACTCTCAGTAGAAAGCCGTGGGGTACAAATCCTACGGGCCCAAGCTCGGATCATCCAATCAAAAAACTTGAATTGCACACGTTACACTTACGTTCTGCTGGAGAGTGTGCAACCATCTAgccaaggcaagggaaatttatttctTTGAAATGTACAAATTTATAtgtacatttcagtacaaggacaatgcaaagtgctttacaagattgaaacattggaaaataaaatcagaataaaagcaagtaaaagactgttggaataaaatgtaggaaaataaaataaaacaagaaaacggaaactaaaagcaaatattaatctagtgttggttctccttgctggctcattgaaggattgatgtgaatcttttctgttgaATAGATTAACagtgagtgagcctttatttgtaattttatgtctaaaaattaaattacatttatcttATATAAACCTTCAGGGTTGTCTCTCTCCAACTAACTTTCTAGTGTGGACcatggaccatgttccgtgcCTCTATTATTGAGGCGGCTAGTGTTAGTGTAGtttaaagtaatacagatgttaactttaacccagtaacctaaaTAGATGAGGATGTATGCAGAACAAAGGGTGGATTCAGACTTCAGTAAGCTTGTTCCAGGCACAGGGGGAGCAAGTAGATATATGACAGCCTTGTGAGCAGATAAcgcttttaaaattcttttcTCAAGGTTTCAATGTTGTTATAGTTAACTCCCAGGAACCGAGCTAGTGTAATACAGgattgtctcagaaaatttgaatattgtgataaaattctttattttctgtaatgcaattaaaaaacatgaaatgtcatacattctggattcattacaactcaactgaaatatcgcaagccttttattgttttaatattgctgattatggcttacagcttaagaaaccgaaatatcctatctcaaaatattagaatattgtgaaaaagtatactagtaggctattcaactaatcacttgaatcgtctaattaactcgaaacacctgcaagggtttcctgagccttgaaaaacactcagatcagcagtcttccccatacttgtgatttagtttactgaaccaagctgactgctgtccagaagaccaTCAATGACATCAAAGACAGTGGACTGAAGCTGGAGTCCAGGTATCAAAAGCCACTGTTCACAGATGTGTCCGGGAAATGGGCTACAATAGCCGTATTCCCATGGTCAAGCCACTTCTGAACTCAAGACAACGGAAGAAGTGTCTGACCTGGGCTATGGAAAAGAAGCACTTGACAGTTgcagagtggtccaaagtcctcttttcagacgaAAGCAAGTTTTGTATGTCATTTGGTAGTCAAGGTgccagagtctggagaaaggCTGGAGAGGCGCAAAATCCAAGTGGCTTGAAATCCAGTGCGAAGTTCCCACAGTCAACGATGGTTTGGGGAgccatgtcagctgctggtgttggtctactgtgtttcatcaagttcagagtaaatgcagctgtgtaccaagagattttagagcactacatgcttccatctgctgaaaagctctatggagatgattatttcattttccagcatgatctggcacctgcccacagtgccaaaaccaccagtaactggagtactgaccatggcattactgtccttgattggcctgccaattcccctgacctgaaccccatagagaatttgtggggtattgtgaagaagaagctgaaagacaccagacccaacaatgcaaatgagctaaaggccgctattgaagcatcctgggcatccataacacctcagcaatgccacaggctgattgcctccatgccacgccgcattgatgcagtaatctgtgcaaaaggattcccaacaaAGTtttgagtgcattaatggacattttcaaatgttggattttgttttgctgttatatttttttttacttggtctgaggaaatattctaatattttgagataggatttttaagttttcttcagctgtacgccataatcagcgatactaacaataaaaggcttgcgatatttcagttgatttgtaatgaatccagaatgtatgacatttcatgttttttaattgcattacagaaaataaagaactttatcacaatattctaattttctgagacagtcctgtagattACATTTAACGATCAAAGGTCAGGAAACAGATGTTCTCAGCAGACTCAATGTCTCAAGGAAACTTAGAAAAAAGGTTGGTCTCGCCCCCGTTTGGAGCCGTCCGTAGGTTCAAAAGGAAGGTACGAATGTGTAAGCGTTGAGACACACTTATGACACGGGCAGAGAAGGTTAAGGTATCCACGGCTGTGATAAAACTTGtaagtgtctcccactttggaattccaaattgt
Proteins encoded:
- the LOC105921691 gene encoding dysbindin-A isoform X1, with the protein product MFENFREKLHMVQQDFSTSFKTLGDLSKDTKIKRKSRLEEGFPYLGAGLEILNRFEKSWFLLRKKTKDCAQVAESVDGDIVMLSAHWERRKAALTHLQEQLQSLPDFISDLDAITANIAHLEGEFEEMESRLLYLETLCCQCEQQNVKNHHMSQLEGYKKKKRKEVELLEAELNAEHAQRVAEMELAMQQKLRERQKVYEEAFNQDVENYLSTGGLQGRGSAGVDVSVLDQMTLINLSDQEALDEFLNSTGEDISSGSSLTSGPDLKSSSLESLTQVPPTNNGQTTQDAECRQEDGASEESEEPLVQSDEEDVQADMSLVAVQDIGTTLCSDESDSAGDKPAEQCSSYTDGNTL
- the LOC105921691 gene encoding dysbindin-A isoform X2; this encodes MFENFREKLHMVQQDFSTRLEEGFPYLGAGLEILNRFEKSWFLLRKKTKDCAQVAESVDGDIVMLSAHWERRKAALTHLQEQLQSLPDFISDLDAITANIAHLEGEFEEMESRLLYLETLCCQCEQQNVKNHHMSQLEGYKKKKRKEVELLEAELNAEHAQRVAEMELAMQQKLRERQKVYEEAFNQDVENYLSTGGLQGRGSAGVDVSVLDQMTLINLSDQEALDEFLNSTGEDISSGSSLTSGPDLKSSSLESLTQVPPTNNGQTTQDAECRQEDGASEESEEPLVQSDEEDVQADMSLVAVQDIGTTLCSDESDSAGDKPAEQCSSYTDGNTL